The Bacteroidales bacterium genomic sequence TGTATTTTATTATTCTGAATATTTAAGCATTAAATCATTGAAGCATTGGAGCATTTGATAAATTATAACAAGTTTTGCAATTTTATTTCAAAATAATTACCAATAGAATAATGGTAGTACAAAAAAAAATATCATTAGTAAAAATCCCAACATGTAGGTATTTATATATATAAATATAATAAGTAATTTTGCTCGAATTATTAATTATTAAAAAATAAATACAAAAATATGAAACTGAAAAAATATACAGTATCAGAAGAATGCATAGGTTGCAGAGCCTGTGTTGAAGTTGCAGAAAATAATTTTGATATGTGCAATCAAAATGTGGCATACATAAAAAAGCAACCTTCAACAAAAGAGGAGGAAAAAATCAGCGAAGAAGCTATGAATGTTTGTCCGGTTGAGGCAATATCAGTTATAGAAGTTCAAGTTTCCGGTATTGAACCGGTACTTGCAAAGTCGATTGTCAAAGAAGTTTTGGATGAGCATCCGGATTTAAAACAGATTTTAATTGATTTGTCGCCAAAATTCAAACGCATGCAAAACCCGGTTGTATATAATACTTTGGCAAAGTTTGCAAGTTTTAAAGATGCTGCAAAAGTTACAGGAGTTTCGATTTGTGAAATTTTACATACCGTTAACAGGTTTTTGGGTGTTGAAGAAAAGTTGATTAAGAATATGCCGGAGTGTATTTCATCTCAAAAAGATGAAGATATTCTTGAAGGAACAGAACTGAATTGGGAAGAAAGTGCAGAGCGATACATCTATAATTCAGGCAGTATGGATGAATTATTCGGTAAAATATCTGAACTGAAAGCTCAACAAAATATTGTGATTTTGTCAGTTGAAAAACCTAATGAACTGCTTAAAACAGTCAAAGGTTTAGGCTTTGAATTTAATTTGGAAAAACATCGTGAATATCGGGTTTCAATTTTCAATCCTGAAAAAGAGGAAATGCAAATTCCTTGGGAAGAGAGAAAATCTGATTTTGAAGTGATGGATGTCAGAATGATGCAAACTGACCCTTTTGATATCATCATTAAAAAATCATATGAGATTGAAGAAGACAGTGGTTTTACACTTATTCAAAGGTTTGAACCTACGCCTATGATTAATATGTTGTCTGAAATGGGTTATGAACATATCACAGAGCAAGTAGGGCAGCAAGAAGTTTGGATATATTTTCATAAAAAAGTAACTGATAAATCCGGAAGTTCAGATGAAGTTTCGGATAAAGTTGATGTTGTTATTCAATCTGCAACACCTGTTGCTTATCCTGTGATGATGAGATTGTTACAGTCTGAAAAAATCAGAAAGTCAATAAATATTAAAGAACTAAAAGTTTGGGAAGAAACCGAAAAGCATCTTGCATGGATTGTAAACGGAAGGGCAGATATAAGTTTCTCGGCATTAATTACTTCTGCCAAATTAAAAGACAGTGATGTTATTATTCCTGCCATGTTTGTTTGGGATAACTTTGTTATATTAACAAGATACAAAGCAAAGGGTCTAAAAGATATTAAAGGCAAAGAAATTCACACACCTTTATTTGAAGAAGCACCGCCTGCAAAAATTACTAAATATCTGATTAAAGCAAGCGGATTAAATGTTGATGATTACAAATTTGTTTACGGAACACCTTTCGGAAGACCCGAAAAAATTTATGCAGATTTTGTTACAGGTAATGCCGATACTGTTATTTTACGTGAGCCTGAAGCGAGTTATGCCATAAAAATTATGCAAGACAGAGGTGAAGATATATCTGTTATTTCCTATAATAAAATTTGGAATGAAATTAATCCCGGTTTTGGAAGTTTCCCTAATGCAGGTATTATTTTAAAAGGCGAGTTTGTCAGAAAAAATCCTGAAATAACCAAAGTTTTGTTAGAAGAATTGAAAAAAGCA encodes the following:
- a CDS encoding ferredoxin encodes the protein MKLKKYTVSEECIGCRACVEVAENNFDMCNQNVAYIKKQPSTKEEEKISEEAMNVCPVEAISVIEVQVSGIEPVLAKSIVKEVLDEHPDLKQILIDLSPKFKRMQNPVVYNTLAKFASFKDAAKVTGVSICEILHTVNRFLGVEEKLIKNMPECISSQKDEDILEGTELNWEESAERYIYNSGSMDELFGKISELKAQQNIVILSVEKPNELLKTVKGLGFEFNLEKHREYRVSIFNPEKEEMQIPWEERKSDFEVMDVRMMQTDPFDIIIKKSYEIEEDSGFTLIQRFEPTPMINMLSEMGYEHITEQVGQQEVWIYFHKKVTDKSGSSDEVSDKVDVVIQSATPVAYPVMMRLLQSEKIRKSINIKELKVWEETEKHLAWIVNGRADISFSALITSAKLKDSDVIIPAMFVWDNFVILTRYKAKGLKDIKGKEIHTPLFEEAPPAKITKYLIKASGLNVDDYKFVYGTPFGRPEKIYADFVTGNADTVILREPEASYAIKIMQDRGEDISVISYNKIWNEINPGFGSFPNAGIILKGEFVRKNPEITKVLLEELKKAIDWVNKNRHESAKLSFDMMRQPVDRVELFLENVNFEYVEGEKLNKKVKAYFDILMEQGIVEAKIDDKFLSIFKV